GTCAGCTTATTGCCGGCCACAGAAGCACGATAACCTAAACCGTTGATTTCCAAGTTTTTGTTGAAACCGTTGGTGACACCTTCAATGATATTGAAGACGTTAGCGCGGGTGGTACCGTGAATGGCGTTTAATTGTTTCTTTTTAGCTTCGTCAATAGACAAAGTCATGACGCCATTTTCGATGTTGATGGCAATGTCGGCCGGTACGGTGTAGGACAAGGTGCCCAATTTACCGGTAGCAGTGACGACATTGTCTTTTACATCTACTTTGGTTCCGGCGGGAATATTGATAACTTTCTTACCGATTCTGCTCATATTCCCCCCTTACCACACTTGGCACAAAAGCTCACCGCCGATTTTTTCGGCTTTGGCTTGAGCGTCCGTCATAATACCTTTGGAGGTAGATAAAATCGTGATACCAAAGGAACCGCGGACTTTGGGGATATTGGTGTAAGCACTATATACCCGTTGGCCCGGTTTGGAAACACGGCGCAAACCTTGAATGACGCATTCGTTTTCCGGCGTATATTTCAAAAATACGCGGACCACGCCACCTTTGGTTTCGTTGTGCACGGCTTTGAAGTTAGAAATATATCCTTCTTCCTTCAAAATGCGCGCGATTTCCGTTTTAATTTTAGAAAAAGGGATATCCACTTTTTCTTTCTTTTTCATGTTTGCGTTTCTGACTCTGG
The genomic region above belongs to Elusimicrobiaceae bacterium and contains:
- the rplF gene encoding 50S ribosomal protein L6 → MSRIGKKVINIPAGTKVDVKDNVVTATGKLGTLSYTVPADIAINIENGVMTLSIDEAKKKQLNAIHGTTRANVFNIIEGVTNGFNKNLEINGLGYRASVAGNKLTLEVGFSHPVVMDVPAGVTVAADPKSNLIEIKGSDKFVIGDFAAKIRRIRPPEPYKGSGIKYQGEHIARKAGKTAAGGK
- the rpsH gene encoding 30S ribosomal protein S8, producing the protein MDPIADFLTRVRNANMKKKEKVDIPFSKIKTEIARILKEEGYISNFKAVHNETKGGVVRVFLKYTPENECVIQGLRRVSKPGQRVYSAYTNIPKVRGSFGITILSTSKGIMTDAQAKAEKIGGELLCQVW